In Megalops cyprinoides isolate fMegCyp1 chromosome 8, fMegCyp1.pri, whole genome shotgun sequence, the genomic stretch ttgtgtgtgtgtgcacacgtgtgtgtttgagtgtgtatttgtgtgcttttgtatgtgtttctttgcatgcatgtgtgtttgtgtgtatgcatgggtgtatttgagtgtgtgtgtacatgttgtTGAATTTTcttataattttaaaagtaaacgaaccaAACGCACTTGGAgaaaagctttatttggtgGAGATGGAATCTGGCAATATTTCTGTCTGCGAAGCGAAGCtactcagagaactgttactGTGACTGGCCTgttataccatgaaacaaatgacaACAGACAATAGGTTTACAATTGTAGCTCCTCTGGTAGTAAAGCATGAGGCCCGAGATCGTTTTAAATACAGGGTTTATTCATCATAGTTCCCGATCAACCCGTGAGaactaaaagaaaataaatgacaaataaatgcgACAATACACACCCGCAGCTACGtacaaattacaataattacattaatacacaTACCTCGTAGGCTGCACACTACCATAAGGGCTATAtcttgttcttttcttctttcttcatctTCTTTGGTTTGATAGTTTACCTTAACTCTTCCTTTGTTTGATAGTTTAATTTAACTCGTCTTATCTTAACTTGTGTGGAGACAACGGACAGTGTTGTTTCTCCCTTGCCATGCTTGTCAGGTGGTGTATCACAAAAAAGGACCcgtggaaaacaaaataatgaaccCCGCCTTAACTTAACAGGTAGGTAGgaaccaaaaaacacaaaaaatattaaactgacATGTGAGGCAGTTACAACAATGTTGCAACATCAACTTATGCTCCCACTGCAAATCAGAATCTTGATGTTGATGCTAAAGGCCCCTTTGTCTGTGGTGGTTTCCAATTGCCCACTCGCGGTTGTATTCTACAATTGATGGCTGTTGCCTGACTTAATCAActgctcttggctccaactgtaacATGGTGCCAGAGGTGTGGAGCTttctttgtaactatgataataaggccatcaggttcAACAGTTCTTTTATTCTCAACCATGCCTGGTCTTACagcgtgtgtatttgtgtgcttttgtatgtgtttctatgtatacatgtgtgtgtttgtgtgtgtgtatgtgtgtacgtgtagGTGACCATGCTATCAATAAGAACATGACCTGCAGGAGGCAGGGTGCCCACCCTGTAACAGAAGTTCTGATTGGTGGCAATCAGACCCACTGCAGACAAGCTCCATGTGGTCTTCCCCACCACACCTCAGTTACTGtctccattttctctcacaTGAACCCCTGATTTGAGAGACATTTGcagatattacatttacaaatagaaaatattacatttatacttTTACATTAGAAAACCTTTGATTTACACTCTCACAACAGATAGTGTGGTTTGTTGTTGCTGTCTAATAAGAGAGCTCACAATATTTCCATCATATGATGAGGGGTTTGTGCACTAGTtagtaaaacaaacataaacaataaataataaacatgacaaaatgacaaaacaacatacaaaaaaattcaaattccaGACACACAACAGTGGTTgggattgtaaaaaaaactgaggggTTGTTCAATTCATAGCATAATGTCGTACAATAACAAAGCCTTGGACAATCTCTAGCAGATACTGAAGCAGAATAGCTTTCTTAAATTCTGACTCAGCATTTATGTTATCTTTTTCAGTGCAAGTCAAGAATAGGTAATGGTAAAAAGCAATTATGCTGCTTTGAATTAAGAAGTGGGATGAATTATTCTCTATTGCCACAGGTAAACTTTGAATCTTCCCTTACATCACCACCTGCACTTCACTGTCTTAACCACAGTCAGTGTCCATCAACCTACTCATAGTTATGAAAACCTTCCTTTCTAGTACATTCTGAGAGATGAATTCCTCACAGTTCAATTAACAATGGCAGTCAAGATATTGATTTTGTATGATGCTTCATGTCATGCTTTTGATTCAGTTTAATGATGAAAATAGTccttgacagaaaaaaaaacatacaaaaagagTACAAGTTAATATCTAAACTGCTTGTcaacaataaacagaaacatcaaTACCCCTACTATGTAATCcagattaattattttatatatgcatCTAGCTGACTTTCTGTTGATTCTGAGCTCATATAAACCAAGACCTTTCCAAGAGTTAATAATAGTAAATATTCACTTTGGGTTTATTCTGCTTTAAAGTGGCTTTGGTGTTTGTTGATGAGCATCACTACGAAGTCTCTGAGAAATTGAACACTTGGGATGAAGTGGGATAAAGTGGAACAAAACCATAAATCTATAAATGCAGCTGAAACAAGCATCGTAAATGTTCGTCACACTCAAGCTCGTGATAATTATCACAGGAATcgaaaaaaatttttttttagccGATTCTAGTTGTGTCCTTTTGCCTCATGTTTAAGGATTATGTGGGAGACCACATCAGCAAATCGGCTGGGGCTCTCAAATGCTAACGACCAGAGTCCACCACGCGATTCTCTTTGTGGAGACGCAGCGTTTTCTCGCcgtaacaaaaacacaacaaccaaGACGCGCTAAAACAAGATGAATCGCTGGCTTGTTGACCACTCCTACCGTTGTAATTTATAAATGCTGCGACAGAAATAACCAATGACTAATGTTGTTGTCGACCGGGCAGTTTTTCACGCGGGTCGCAATGTTTGTGCAGTGTAGTTGATTAAAGTGTAAAGGGCGCCACAGTCCGAGCACTGGTGGATTTAATGCGTTCTCTTTTAAGCGGATACATATAGGACACTTTCTAACGCATTGTCATACATCGTCCAGTGAAACTCAACGTGCACATTTGTTGTGAATTTAACAGCAACATTAAGCAGCCGACCtctttattagtattattagaaattattattacaatcaATAGATTTTGCTTGACATGTTGCTCACGTTAAAGGTAGGTATCCAGTTTTACGCAGATCGATTCTGCACATTAATCATAATTATTGTATGTTTCTAGAATATTCGCATAAGGTTAGttatggaattttttttgtatttgcaatttttttgtagtttttgttaTTCAGAACTTCGCGGTTTGGGtgaggtagagcagggaaagaacTCAGAATAGATTCAATTGTTAGCATTTTTAGAGGTCACTGTCAGCTCTTCATATTAAAAGTCAAAGGCGTCAAAACAATTTGCTCTCAACGTAAATTGTCTTGTTTTCGGTCATTGTTCATCTTAAATAGATgttgtttacattacataacagcCGCGCGAACCCACTGAGCATTGTTAGAGGTCTCAAGGGACCTTTTACACTCACCTTGTCCAATGTGTTCTCTGACCTCAGCTAGTGTTCTGTCAGGATCTCCCCGATCACTACAAGCATGTAGTAACTCTCCCGACAGAACAGTAGCCCGTAGTATTTTTCAGGTAAACAGAAATATCATTCTTGCTCATTTGCTGACAGATAATGCACCCACATTTGTATTTCTTGGAGTAAACAttgttaaatttaaaatgaattttgaaaattaaaatttcaaaaattaaaatttcaaaatgtatgtattattggttattaaattaattggttttaatgtattattttttattataaattgttatttattaagtattaagtatttattaaatgttaattacTTATTAAGTTTAAGTGTTTTGGAATTTTTGGTTTTGCTGGGTTCGCACGATCGTATTTACAATGAATAAAGATGGATTGGGTCATGTACAAGTTTCAGATAGAAGATGGCTTCAGGTCCATATATGAAAGAATAGCACACAACAAACTTCCCCTTagaggaagcaggaagccaACACCTGATTACCATCCTCATGCACTTGACACAAAAGAAACAGATAATATGGATATACTGAAAGTCAATGATTCACATTCATATCAGCTATCTATCTCAAAGCAGGAAACCACTTCTGTCTAACCTTAACTGTGCAAACTATACCATGACCACCAAAACAGATAGAAAGGAAGGCCAAAATTCTAGCAACCTTCTACTGAAAAACAGAGCTTCTAACTCAGCCagcctttaaaaacaaatagtaTCGCAAGTTatagtaagtaaataaaatttgtaTGGCACTTTTCACAGACATaagtcacaaagtgctttacatgaGCACTGTACAACATAAGAGAGAAAACATAGAAGATGAAATGGCCACCCGAGCCactacataaatacacaatacacaataaaaaatacacaatacacaataaaatacacaacaaatacataaaatgcacaatacacaataaatacataaaatgcagaccCGGTGCATACAGATTACCCAAACGCCTGTCTAAACAGATGTGTCTTaagctgctttttaaaagaatcCACAGAATCAGCAGACCATAAGGGTGGGGGCAGAGCATTCCACAGTTTAGGTGCAACGGCCTCAAAAGCTCGATCGCCACAGGTCTTTAGGCGGGTGCGTGGGACAGACAATAAATTTAGCTTATTAGACCTAAGAGAGCGAGCTGATGAGTGAGGGCGAAGTAGGTCAGCCACATAAACAGGAGCCTGACTGTGCAGTGCTCTGTACGTAAGGGTGAGAATTTTAAACTGGATCCTATACTtcacaggaagccagtgaagagaTACAAGTATAGGGGTGATGTGAGACCGTCTGTTTGACCTAGTAAGTAGTcttgcagcagcattctgaattgCCTGCAGACGATCAAGGGCAGACATACTAAGCGAAGAGAAAAGTGTATTACAATAGTCAATATGAGATGAGATAAAGGCATGAATAAGCATCTCTAGTTCTGAATTTGAAACTACAGATCTCAGTTTACTAATATTTCTTAAGTGGAAAAAACAAGATCTGGTCAGCTGCTTAACATGGATGTCGAATGACAAGGACTGATCAAATATAACCCCTAAGTTGGAGTGGGTGGCAGAGGAAAGAGGCCCAATACTTTGCTTCATCATAGGGGCAACCTTGGAGCAACAATCAGAACCTCTGTCTTATCAGCATTGAGGTGCAAGAAATTTCCCCCTGTCCAGTCCCTAATAGGATTAAGACAGTCTTGGAGCCTAGATAACCTATAAGCCTCACAAGGTTTGAATGAAAAGTAGAGTTGGATATCATCTGCAAATAAATGATATGCATATTAAATCTATAATCTGTCCCAAGGGCAGCAAATATAAAGAGAATAACAGGGGCCCCAGAACTGAGCCCTGCAGGACACCACAAGACGGTGGAGAGGAATCAGACACAAAATCTCCAATAGGGATGGTGAAACTTCTATCAGTTACAAGTTATTAAGTGGTAATGATGATAAATTATCATCTCTCATGAAAAACGACTCAAAGGACCAATTTCAGCTACATAGCTTATTGCATACCTCTATATATCTCcttactgtcagggctcaggctaggactcagacgcggaccacgtgagcttcgggttccaagcggGTTTATTGTATACATCAGACAAGATCACAAACACGAAACAGGCACGGTCGAGgccaggaaggcagtccgtgggcgAAACCAGGATCaagaacaggagcaggcagggtccGGACCCAGGCAGGCAGGCTATCAGGCAATTggggcaaggcggcaggcaggaatcaggtcgGAGCACAGGCAAGGTTGAAAAACAGGtataacacagacagaaaactggCAGGGACAAAACAGGCGAGAATAtactgtaacgaactagcaacgggacagagacaagcagggaagatatagggctggacTGACAAGAtaatgggaagcaggtgggcaggcaggcaggtgacagcgatcaggcaatcaggagggcggagagcggggcagggctggaacacaagggaaaacaaaagcacatggaccacatagacagacagggggaagacaacaacaacaatagcagcaagggggcaggagcactgacactTCCTATATCTGTGCAAACTCAGCTAGCAACTCTCACTACCTTGCATACACTAGAACCTCTGTATCCTGCTTACTATCAGCATTGGTTAGGCACACAAGGAATGGAAAAGTGGGAtaccaaaaacaaatgatttacaTTCATTACCAATTACTCAAATTTACAGACCTGTTACAACTATCTGGCTAAAACTAAGATGCTTCTTTAGTACTTCTGGGCAACCTCATCAGGCTACAGCACGACCAAAAGAGCAGCAGGGCTACACAGTCTGGGTAGCATTTGCATGGAGTTATACtacaatgacacaaaatgaagGACCTGTTAGACTTATCCAGCTCAATTCATGGCAATTCTCTTATATACCttttgtagaaaagggccacatgtttttgcctttgtctttgtctgtgtcccccacctctcacaggcactttgtTTACAATCCAGTTGAAACCTGTCCAAAcctgtcctgctgctccccttatcagcaggacccccgcaggtaactcgaggcacaggcgcacccccaaggacagcccccaggtcaccatttgccctctgacctgcccgtatccttcgtccaccaatcagggcctcaataaggccaaggatacgggacaatataaaggtggtggtgaccCCCCCTACCTCAGTACCGGACCAACACCCGCAGAGTGAAGAACTGGGCCAAGcccttggggaccaagcattgtgctgttattgtgtgtgtctgtgctgaagtAAGTACtatgcctaagttcaactggttgtattacaattgtctgtggagagagaagggtgaTATGCATTCTTGTCCAATGTatattatgtgtgcatgttagtaagatagtgtttgtgtttgttatgtGTGAATGTTGTCATTGCCATAACCATTAAGACATTCCTGCTCCtcccttgcaggaaaccacacacaccctcacaacacatgcaacccacacacaccacacacacacatccacacatttcaaaatccccaataaaacaactgaacccggaacctgactcctgtgtcctgaccgacaccccactgtgacagcaaattagcctgaacccagctacgggtgaaactgccccctcagtttcacctTTGTAAAGAAACCTAGCTACACCAATACCACTAGACTAACTGGACAAAAAGGCCTGCATTCTGGCAACCCTTACTCATGAGTTATAAACATTCATATAAGCATAGCTGTTTCTAACTCATACATCCTTTAAAAACAGCTAGGGTCACTCTGATCCCACTCCTGGATGTGCCAAGCATCCCAACCAGTTTGCGCAGCTGTATAACCTGCTCAGGAAGAGACCTGGCATCACATACGGGTTTCGATTGTAGAGTGTGCCACAAACCAGACAGTTCATGGACCAGCACCTGCAGTCTCTGCCACACAAAGCTAAGAGGGTGGTCCACATCTGATACCCTGTGGGCCAGTCAGATACAAGTGAGCTGGTCAAGGCCTGGAAAATTACTCAGAGCCCACTGTTGCTTCAGTCATATGGCAGGCAAGATGGTGGCATTTCTTAAAGCTCGCAAACCAATCTTGACCTAGAGTAAAAGAGTTTAGAGTCACTCAATATCACTTTGTGGACTGCATTTTGACTGCATGTTGCACTCACTAAGCCTTGCCTGTCCTATACAGTCAGACTAACCTGCCAAACCATTCTCTGTCCAGTTGCTGGCGACTGGAATGATGTTCCTTTTTCCAGTTCAAATGCCAGTTCACGGCATTTCTTTGTAGTGAGGCAATAGGAAGTTTTTTCATGTGGTCGGCAAGCTTCTTCTCTATGTCTTCCCTAAATATCTTCTTCGCCTCAGAGGTTCCTTTGTATCCAGCTGTTAGTCTTCTCATCGTCTAACTTTTGTAGATATCTGCGAAGGGTCAGAGCCAGCCCTGACCAgtttggtgccctaggcaagattttagctggttCCCCTTGCATggcagccaattccaccaccatggttaattgtgtttttaaactattctttatggtcagaacatgacaaacacttgccaaacagtggaacattccacaaatctgaggtagaacattcaaaacaattataatgataaaatcttttttcaacatcaaaatatgcatgagtaaaattaagtaaaatcctttttcagtcctttttcctcaaaataaatatctttatagaaaaattaagtgctgcagtgtgatacagcacacatgtaggatgactcagactgcaaagtgttttaaaggataatgtcaaaaaataaaacaataaatagacaaagaaatcttaattctggtcagcatgccaaaccctttgtacagactggttgacacattttgtaagtgtttcagctgacaatgtaaacaaaataaatagacaaaagaaaaatctcaactgtggtcagtatcttctgtacaagttttaaacaagcaaatcCATTATCCTACAAGTTATGGGCAAGAGAGACTGTCTAGTAccaggttttaaagctgccctgtgacagctgataagcatcttgaatccctcattttcgacagtgctaatgggaagcaagtcttttgcaatgcaatatgcaattccatttgtgatgtctttgtgtcttttcttttttttgtcgtaaggcacggtgctggaaaatgctgatacgattGTCGAGTGCTTGTTGAGtgtccactaacaacactcatttgggactgtaatttcttacttttctgcgtgttctaacgggtgatattgtttcaaatgatgaaacaggtttgtggtgtttcctgtctttgatggcatgtgtcttcagcacagtttgcagtgcacgctgctctgtttttttgtcggattgtaaatagccaaaatatctccaaactactgaagttgagtgacctttcttgtcgatGAT encodes the following:
- the zgc:113274 gene encoding LOW QUALITY PROTEIN: uncharacterized protein zgc:113274 (The sequence of the model RefSeq protein was modified relative to this genomic sequence to represent the inferred CDS: inserted 2 bases in 2 codons; substituted 1 base at 1 genomic stop codon), translating into MPRNYRRKTDRGSTPLXELMIAVAEVKGGKSIRKVSKERKIDRSTLDRLALGIGTGYKGTSEAKKIFREDIEKKLADHMKKLPXCLTTKKCRELAFEXGKRNIIPVASNWTENGLAGQDWFASFKKCHHLACHMTEATVGSE